A window of Bos taurus isolate L1 Dominette 01449 registration number 42190680 breed Hereford chromosome 19, ARS-UCD2.0, whole genome shotgun sequence contains these coding sequences:
- the LOC132343049 gene encoding uncharacterized protein: protein MRREFPQIRARGGVQYLSGGVRRECAGMRPSRKSPAAPWEPRVLSPHRLLGAAIFLPRPSMGRATRPVRHFRQARGGSEEQLRQGLGRPQVRVAPGQRGRGLRCFRGDARYPGVAEASEERLRATASPRLLPRGRHPWRVPRGLVLGWAGPAGGCSRAACSYLLVLLDCQEEMVLGTVPPPSSTVSYSVTIVAVKAGNDELGLLDPKPPRGIV from the coding sequence ATGAGAAGAGAATTCCCCCAAATCCGTGCCCGAGGTGGGGTGCAGTACCTGTCAGGAGGCGTGAGGAGAGAGTGTGCGGGGATGCGGCCATCACGCAAGAGTCCAGCCGCCCCCTGGGAGCCCCGTGTCCTCTCTCCTCACCGGTTGCTGGGCGCCGCCATCTTCCTTCCCCGCCCCTCCATGGGAAGAGCGACGCGTCCGGTTCGTCACTTCCGGCAGGCGCGAGGCGGAAGCGAAGAGCAGCTGCGGCAGGGGTTAGGGAGACCGCAGGTCAGAGTGGCCCCGGGGCAGAGGGGCCGGGGTCTGAGGTGCTTTCGCGGGGACGCGAGGTACCCGGGGGTGGCAGAGGCTTCCGAGGAAAGACTGCGCGCGACGGCGAGCCCCCGCCTCCTGCCCCGAGGCCGGCATCCCTGGCGGGTCCCGAGGGGCCTGGTGCTAGGCTGGGCTGGGCCGGCCGGGGGCTGCTCGCGGGCCGCTTGCAGTTACCTCTTGGTCCTTCTGGACTGCCAGGAGGAAATGGTTCTGGGGACGGTGCCTCCACCTTCCAGCACCGTCAGTTACAGTGTTACCATAGTCGCCGTTAAGGCGGGAAACGATGAACTCGGGCTCCTGGACCCCAAGCCACCCCGAGGAATCGTCTGA